In Silene latifolia isolate original U9 population chromosome X, ASM4854445v1, whole genome shotgun sequence, the following proteins share a genomic window:
- the LOC141619495 gene encoding uncharacterized protein LOC141619495 produces MNSIQRPFRFQAAWLTHEKFSEFVENSWPSGDNLVSQLSNLSTKLTNWNETVFGNIFRQKRELKARIAGCQRELSLNRQRHLIKLESKLRKELEEVLEREELLWYQKSRVEFIKDGDQNTSYFHVSTLVRRWRNKINSLKDDNGEWVHNKEEVKRIVVEYYRQLYTEEAPHPVEDAADIPYDVFQD; encoded by the coding sequence ATGAATTCGATACAACGACCGTTCCGATTCCAAGCTGCGTGGCTCACACACGAGAAGTTCTCGGAATTTGTCGAAAATAGTTGGCCTTCAGGTGATAATCTCGTCTCACAACTTTCTAATTTGTCGACCAAATTAACAAACTGGAATGAAACAGTGTTCGGCAATATCTTTCGCCAAAAACGGGAATTGAAAGCTCGGATTGCCGGTTGTCAGAGAGAACTATCTCTTAATCGTCAACGTCATCTTATAAAATTAGAGTCTAAGTTGAGAAAAGAATTGGAGGAAGTCCTAGAAAGAGAGGAGCTATTATGGTATCAAAAGTCGAGGGTCGAATTCATTAAGGATGGCGATCAAAATACTTCATATTTCCATGTTAGCACCTTAGTTCGCAGATGGCgtaacaaaattaattctttgAAGGACGATAATGGCGAATGGGTGCATAATAAAGAGGAGGTTAAACGAATTGTAGTCGAATATTATAGGCAACTCTATACTGAGGAAGCCCCACATCCGGTTGAGGACGCTGCTGATATTCCTTATGACGTCTTTCAAGACTAA